The following DNA comes from Microbispora sp. ZYX-F-249.
GGGGCGAACCCGGTGCCGACGCAGTTGTGGATGGCGACGCCCGCGCCGATGTGGGCCGCCCTGACGTTGGTGAAGGTCGCCTTCGCCGCCGCCTGCGCCTGGATCATGTACGTCCCGGTGCCGTCGACGTTCACGTCCGAGAAGTCGACGGTCTCGGTGCTGCCCTCGATGAACTGGATGGCCTCGTAGGAGCTGTCGACGATGTCGGTGTCGGTCACGTTGATCGTCGCGTTGACCGGTTCGTTGAGGCCGTCGAACCAGATCGCGCCGACGCCGAAGTTCCAGTTGTAGTCGCTGTTGCCGGCCCGGATGAGCGTGTTGCGGGCGACGGTGATCGTGCCGGCCACCGCCGTGCCCTGGCCGGAGTTCACCCCCGGATAGCGGTTGGCGACGTGGATGCCGCCGCCGTTGGTGACCGTGTCGCTCACCACGTTGTCGGTGATCTTTATGTCCCGGCCGCCGTACGTCACGATGTTGTTGGCCAGGACCGGCGCCACCACGGTGTTGAACGTGAACGCGTTGTTCACGTTGGCCATCCGGTCGGGCCACATCGCCAGGCCGTCGTCGCCGCTGTTGCGGACGAAGGTGTTGGTCACCGTGGAGTTCGTCACGCCGGTGTGGAAGTTCACGCCGTCGGCCGTCTGGTCGAGGATGCGGCTGTTCCTCAACGTGAAGCCGTCCATCGGGCCGTCCATCCAGGCGCCCACCTTGGTGTGCTGGATCCACAGGTTGTCGACCACCGAGTTGGTCATCGCGCCGCCGATGGCGTTGACCTGGTCGTCGTCCACCCGCTCGGTGATGTCCCCGATGATCGCGAAGTCCCGCAGGGTGACGCCCCGGCTCGGGCCGCCGGCCTCGTGCGGTCTGATCCCGCCGGTGTACCCGCCGCCGCTGACGTACTTTCCGTAGACGCCGACGGCGCGGTTGCGCTGGGTGGGGTGGCGGCCGGTGAGCACGCTGTACCAGGGCCCGGCCCCGCGCAGCGTCACGCCGTCCACGACCACGTGGTCCCACAGCGTGTAGGTGCCGGACGGGATGTACACCTCCTTGCCCTGGGCCCGGCCGGCGTCGACGGCGGCCTGGAAGGCGGCGGTGGAGTCGCTCGTGCCGTTGCGGTCGGCGCCGAAGTCGTCGACCGACAGCGACCCGGCGGGCCGGGGGATCGCGTCGGGCACGAGCTCGAAGTCGGCGAGGTCCACGACGAACCAGGGCGCGGCCGTGGTGGAGGCCACCTGGATCCTGACCTTCGTCCCCGCCGCCAGGGTGGACCCGAACATGGTCCGGGTCTCGTCGTAGAAGTGGTGCGGCTTGTCGCCGGGCGTGTTGCCGAACGGGTAGCCGCCGTAGAACCAGCCGTACCGGGAGGTGAACTGCAGGTCCTTGAGCTTGGTGCCGTTGATCCTCAGGTCGACCGGTGCCGTGATGCCCGTTCCCGCCGCGTTGTCCGGCACGCTGTAGCGCACGGTCATCGCGTTGGCGGGCTTGGGCAGGGTGAACTCGACGTACTCTCCCGGTGCGTCGAGGCGTACGGCCCGGCGGCCCGAGGCCTCGGACGGCAGGCGGGTGTAGACGCGGTCCGGGCCGATCCGCTCGCCGTTGGTCACGGCGGCCTCGGCCTCGATCTCCGTGAACGGCACCGTCGCGCCCCTCCCCGCCACGGAGAACGGTGACGGTGACGTCGCGGCCGACGACGTGCCGGGGAACGCCACCACGCCGCCCACGGCGATCAGCGCCCCCGCCACCGCGACGGCGGCTCCGGATCTTCTCATGAGGATCCTTTCTGCATGCGAGATCCGGGAGATGCGGCGTGGACGCTGGAACCGCCACACCTCCGAAGAAGGTGAGTGGCCACACGATAAGTTGGCGGACATCCTTCTGCAATATTTCGACGAGAAGTCGCAAGATAACCCGCACGTTACGTCGGTGCGCACACGCAGGTGACTGGGGAGGGAGAGTCCCCCGGAACCACGGACAGGAGCGAAAGATACCGACAGGTCTCATACGCAAGCGGATGAAAGCACTTGCGCTCGCTGTCGTATAGTTGCGTCCATGACACGACGGCTTGCGGAAGTAGCCAAGAAGGTGGGCGTGAGCGAGGCGACCGTGAGCCGCGTGCTCAACG
Coding sequences within:
- a CDS encoding discoidin domain-containing protein, yielding MRRSGAAVAVAGALIAVGGVVAFPGTSSAATSPSPFSVAGRGATVPFTEIEAEAAVTNGERIGPDRVYTRLPSEASGRRAVRLDAPGEYVEFTLPKPANAMTVRYSVPDNAAGTGITAPVDLRINGTKLKDLQFTSRYGWFYGGYPFGNTPGDKPHHFYDETRTMFGSTLAAGTKVRIQVASTTAAPWFVVDLADFELVPDAIPRPAGSLSVDDFGADRNGTSDSTAAFQAAVDAGRAQGKEVYIPSGTYTLWDHVVVDGVTLRGAGPWYSVLTGRHPTQRNRAVGVYGKYVSGGGYTGGIRPHEAGGPSRGVTLRDFAIIGDITERVDDDQVNAIGGAMTNSVVDNLWIQHTKVGAWMDGPMDGFTLRNSRILDQTADGVNFHTGVTNSTVTNTFVRNSGDDGLAMWPDRMANVNNAFTFNTVVAPVLANNIVTYGGRDIKITDNVVSDTVTNGGGIHVANRYPGVNSGQGTAVAGTITVARNTLIRAGNSDYNWNFGVGAIWFDGLNEPVNATINVTDTDIVDSSYEAIQFIEGSTETVDFSDVNVDGTGTYMIQAQAAAKATFTNVRAAHIGAGVAIHNCVGTGFAPTYGSGNSGWSLGSTVCTGQWPAPNYIYESGGPSPSPSPSTSPSPSPSSGPTACAPGSGDLARGKAVTATSSTQSYVAANAIDGDAGTYWESANNAFPQSITVDLCAVTPVQRVVLKLPPSAAWATRTQTLAVLGSTDGTNYTTLSASAGRTFDPATGNTVTIPLSGADVRHVRVTVTGNTGWPAGQVSAFEVYGTAGTPSPSPSPSASPSASPSPLPTGNLAAGKAISASSHADVYVAGNAADANASTYWESAGNAFPQTLTVDLGAPVTVGRVVLKLPPSAAWATRTQTLAVLGSTDGTNYTTLSASAGRTFDPATGNRVTVTVPAGARRYLRLIVTGNTGWPAAQISEFEAYAS